In Candidatus Bathyarchaeota archaeon A05DMB-5, the genomic window GATGTTCCAATTGAGTTTTGGGCCAAGCAGAAACGCAGCGAGGATTGCCATGACGAGGATTGATATTGTTGTTTGAAAGAGTGCAGCCAAAGTTTTGCCGAAAAGCATGTTTATGGGGCGAATCGGCGAGGCTCTAATCTTTTTAAGCGTTCCCCTTTCGCGTTCATAGACTATAGCGCCTGTGGAAACCACCATGCTCGAGAACAAAAGCGGATAGGTGAGCATTCCTGGAACAATGTTTTCTTTATAGCCTATCTCTTTTCCGAAAATTGCTTCTTCCTCTACCCCTATGGGTTCCGTGTAGGTTCGATTAATGTACTTCTTATAATATTCTTTAAGAAAGGTTGCAACTCCGTCGCTGATGAGTCGAGCCACGTCAAGATTAGTTTTATCCAGTATCAGCGTGATGTTTGCGTGGCCACTCAACGTAAGGTTTTGCGTGAAGTTTTGTGGAATAATGAGCACAGCACGTATGTTAGTTGCATTCAACTCCTTTTCTGCTTCTGCTCTATCTGTGAAGTTTCTTACATTCAAGAATCCCGTGTTGTTGAGTCCTGAAATTATGCCTTCTGTTATTGGCGTTTGGAAATCTTCATTTACTATTCCAATGTTAGCGTTGAACGGTATTTCTCTCCCAAAAATTGCGGTGAAAAGCAAGAGTATCATCACTGGGAAGGCTATAGTCCAGAAAATCGTGCCTTTTTCTCTGAAAAATTGCTTAATGTCTTTAACAGCTATCCCTATCACTGAATTCATTGCGACTCCTCCATTAACTTGCGCCCAGTCAACTTTACAAACACATCTTCCAATGTGGGCTCCACAACCTCAATTTTTTCCGTCAAAATCTTCTGCGAGATTAACTTCTTTGACACTTCCGGCATGATTTCCCAAGGGTCTTTAGAAAAAATCTGAATTTCGTTTTCTTTTGTAACACAATGGTAACTTTCAAGGATTTTTAATGCCTTTGTTGTTGAAGCATCCTTAACTCTAATGTGGATTGACGCTTCTCCGCCTATGATTTCTTTTAAAACGTGAGGTCTATCAAGCGCAACAATTTTTCCCTTATCCATGATAGCGACTCTATCGCAAAGCTCGTCAGCCTCATACATGTCATGTGTGGAAATGAGCATGGTTTTTCCGTAGTCTTTCAAATCTCTGATGAGCTCCCAAAACTCTCTTTTGACGTTCGGGTCAAAACCCACAGTGGGCTCGTCTAAAATTACAATTGGGGGGTCGTGAATGATTGATGCAGCAAGATTTGCGCGTCTCTTCATTCCTCCAGAAAGCTCCTTAACTTTTCGCCGCATAAATTCCCCAATTCCCAAAAATTTGGAAAAAAACTCAACTCTTTCTTTAAACTTCTTTGAGCTTAACGAGTAAAGTGAAGCGGAAAAGGCAAAATTTTCGTAAACGCTCAACAAATCATAAAGTAAAGTTTCTTGGGGACAAAATCCTATGAAACTGCGAACCTTATAGGGTTCTTTGATAAGGTCAAAACCGAGAATGGCAACTTTGCCCTTGTCAAATCTTCTCAAACCACACAGTATTTCCATTAACGTGGTTTTTCCAGCGCCGTTCGGACCTAGCAATCCAAAGATTTC contains:
- a CDS encoding ABC transporter permease, with amino-acid sequence MNSVIGIAVKDIKQFFREKGTIFWTIAFPVMILLLFTAIFGREIPFNANIGIVNEDFQTPITEGIISGLNNTGFLNVRNFTDRAEAEKELNATNIRAVLIIPQNFTQNLTLSGHANITLILDKTNLDVARLISDGVATFLKEYYKKYINRTYTEPIGVEEEAIFGKEIGYKENIVPGMLTYPLLFSSMVVSTGAIVYERERGTLKKIRASPIRPINMLFGKTLAALFQTTISILVMAILAAFLLGPKLNWNIPLLLPIFFLGSMNGIALGLIISCIGRSPQEASNAATTIAIVLQFFVGMYFPLEYLPTYLQQIGQFIPMTYAAQALRNIMIRNAVLADLTFTIAMLSLSAIALYVVGILLYKRWVEKE
- a CDS encoding ABC transporter ATP-binding protein — encoded protein: MGEKTVVEVEGLTKHYGEITALDSVSFNVLEGEIFGLLGPNGAGKTTLMEILCGLRRFDKGKVAILGFDLIKEPYKVRSFIGFCPQETLLYDLLSVYENFAFSASLYSLSSKKFKERVEFFSKFLGIGEFMRRKVKELSGGMKRRANLAASIIHDPPIVILDEPTVGFDPNVKREFWELIRDLKDYGKTMLISTHDMYEADELCDRVAIMDKGKIVALDRPHVLKEIIGGEASIHIRVKDASTTKALKILESYHCVTKENEIQIFSKDPWEIMPEVSKKLISQKILTEKIEVVEPTLEDVFVKLTGRKLMEESQ